In a genomic window of Hyphomicrobiales bacterium:
- the mraY gene encoding phospho-N-acetylmuramoyl-pentapeptide-transferase produces the protein MLYLLGQLSDQFQLFNLFRYITFRTGGAIVTALLFVFLFGPGIISMLRVRQGKGQPIRDDGPQNHLLSKQGTPTMGGLMILTGVTVSTLLWANLSNPYVWVVLFVTLCYGTIGLYDDYLKVSRASARGFPARAKLTAEVVIAALATLAIISVVEEPYAMSLALPFFKGLFIDLGWFFVAFAVFVIVGAGNSVNLTDGLDGLAIVPVMIATASFGFIAYLVGNAVFSEYLQVTFVSGTGELAVLCGALIGAGLGFLWFNAPPAMIFMGDTGSLALGGALGTISVATKHELVLALIGGLFVLEAVSVIVQVVSFKMTGKRVFRMAPLHHHFEQKGWAESTIVVRFWIIAVVLALIGLSSLKLR, from the coding sequence ATGCTTTATCTACTCGGGCAACTGAGCGATCAGTTTCAGCTCTTCAATCTGTTTCGCTATATCACTTTTCGCACCGGCGGCGCCATCGTCACCGCGCTGCTGTTCGTGTTTCTGTTCGGCCCCGGCATCATCTCCATGCTGCGCGTGCGCCAGGGCAAGGGCCAGCCGATCCGCGACGACGGCCCGCAGAACCACCTCCTCTCCAAGCAGGGGACGCCGACCATGGGCGGCCTGATGATCCTAACGGGGGTCACCGTGTCGACGCTGCTGTGGGCCAACCTGTCCAACCCCTATGTGTGGGTCGTTTTGTTCGTCACGCTCTGCTACGGCACTATCGGGCTATACGACGACTATCTGAAGGTCTCCCGTGCCTCGGCGCGCGGCTTTCCGGCCAGGGCCAAACTTACCGCCGAGGTCGTCATCGCCGCGCTCGCCACCTTGGCCATCATCTCGGTGGTCGAGGAGCCTTACGCCATGTCCTTGGCGCTGCCCTTCTTCAAAGGGCTGTTCATCGACCTTGGCTGGTTTTTCGTCGCCTTCGCCGTCTTCGTCATCGTCGGGGCCGGCAATTCGGTGAACCTCACCGATGGGCTCGACGGGCTGGCCATCGTCCCGGTCATGATCGCTACGGCGAGCTTCGGGTTCATCGCCTACCTGGTCGGCAACGCAGTGTTTTCCGAATATCTCCAGGTCACTTTCGTTTCCGGCACCGGCGAGCTCGCGGTGCTGTGCGGGGCGCTGATCGGCGCCGGCCTCGGCTTTTTGTGGTTCAACGCTCCGCCTGCGATGATCTTCATGGGCGATACCGGCTCGCTGGCGCTAGGCGGCGCGCTTGGTACCATCAGCGTCGCCACCAAACATGAGCTGGTGCTGGCCCTCATCGGCGGGTTGTTCGTGCTTGAGGCGGTGTCGGTCATCGTCCAGGTCGTTTCCTTCAAGATGACCGGCAAGCGGGTGTTCCGCATGGCCCCGCTGCATCACCATTTCGAGCAAAAGGGTTGGGCGGAATCGACGATCGTGGTGCGCTTCTGGATCATTGCCGTCGTTCTCGCGCTGATCGGCCTGTCGTCCCTGAAACTGCGGTAA